One Primulina huaijiensis isolate GDHJ02 chromosome 5, ASM1229523v2, whole genome shotgun sequence DNA segment encodes these proteins:
- the LOC140976336 gene encoding probable serine/threonine-protein kinase PIX13, whose translation MGNCFGSQPAVDPNPSSTIPSTQGTSRNYSSGGGFSATSSSPGQFSAALSDDLHMVGEILPAACMKIYSYSDLKSATRNFNRDMVLGVGGFGTVYKGWVDEKTLEPSKLGTGVIVAVKKLNSGSVQGFDEWQAEVNFLGRLSHPNLVKLLGYCWEDKELLLVYEFMPRGSLENHLFRRIAATEPLSWDLRLKIAIGAARGLAFLHTSDKKVIYRDFKASNILLDGGYNAKLSDFGLAKLGPSGGDSHVTTRIMGTHGYAAPEYIATGHLYVKSDVYGFGVVLLELLTGLRALDTRRPSDQKILADWLKPSLSSRRKALSLIDPKMEGQYSSKAALLATQLTLKCLEQEPRKRPAMKEVVEGLEQIASMIKHRESKNTSNRSSSHQHGKSEKTHISPYHGTGVGARR comes from the exons ATGGGAAACTGCTTTGGATCCCAGCCTGCTGTTGACCCTAACCCGAGCTCCACGATACCCTCAACTCAAG GGACATCTCGGAATTATAGTAGTGGTGGAGGTTTTTCTGCCACGAGTAGCAGTCCTGGCCAGTTTTCTGCTGCTTTGAGTGATGATTTGCATATGGTTGGAGAGATATTACCAGCTGCCTGTATGAAAATTTACAGCTATTCTGATTTGAAGAGTGCCACAAGGAATTTCAATCGTGATATGGTGTTGGGAGTTGGAGGTTTTGGGACTGTGTATAAGGGATGGGTAGATGAGAAGACCCTGGAGCCTTCTAAACTTGGAACTGGAGTTATAGTTGCTGTCAAGAAATTGAACTCAGGGAGTGTCCAAGGTTTTGATGAATGGCAG GCAGAAGTGAACTTTTTGGGAAGGTTATCACATCCTAACCTGGTGAAGCTCTTGGGATACTGTTGGGAAGATAAAGAGCTGCTACTTGTCTATGAGTTCATGCCAAGGGGAAGCCTGGAAAACCATCTTTTTAGAA GGATTGCTGCCACAGAGCCATTATCCTGGGATTTACGTCTCAAAATAGCCATCGGAGCAGCAAGGGGCCTGGCTTTTTTGCATACCTCAGACAAGAAAGTCATTTACAGAGACTTTAAGGCCTCAAATATTCTTCTGGACGGG GGTTATAATGCAAAATTATCAGATTTTGGATTAGCGAAACTGGGGCCCTCTGGAGGGGATTCTCATGTAACAACCCGAATTATGGGAACACATGGATATGCTGCTCCTGAGTACATTGCTACGG GGCATCTATACGTGAAGAGTGATGTGTATGGCTTTGGTGTGGTGCTGCTAGAGCTATTGACGGGCTTAAGAGCCCTAGACACGAGACGGCCAAGTGATCAGAAAATTTTGGCCGACTGGTTGAAACCCTCTCTTTCCAGTCGACGAAAAGCGTTGTCTCTTATTGATCCAAAAATGGAAGGGCAGTATTCATCTAAGGCCGCACTACTAGCCACTCAGCTCACTCTCAAATGCTTGGAACAAGAACCTAGAAAACGGCCAGCGATGAAGGAAGTTGTGGAGGGTTTGGAACAAATTGCATCTATGATAAAACACAGAGAATCTAAGAATACATCGAATCGTTCTTCTTCTCATCAACACGGGAAATCGGAAAAAACTCATATCTCGCCATATCATGGCACTGGAGTGGGAGCTAGAAGATGA